The Micropterus dolomieu isolate WLL.071019.BEF.003 ecotype Adirondacks unplaced genomic scaffold, ASM2129224v1 contig_9828, whole genome shotgun sequence DNA window ATCCATGTCTGAGTGagcagacagagacaagacACTGTCCAGAAAGAGGTCCCACATCTGTGAGAAGGGATTatagaaacattaaaaactaatATATAGTAAACTAAGAAAAACTTGCATTTGTCTCTTCACACAATAATATGCAGTACAGTGTGTGGACATGATGGCCTGCTAGTGTGGATTGTGTGTGCCAAGACATTCTAATAGTAGTGTAATAGAATGACAGCAGTCATGAGGAACTGTGGATTCTGCAATATAATGTTAAATTAGTTCATATTTACACACCTTAACGCAAAATCATACATCtagcttttttttaatcattcagTTTAGCTAGAGAATATTTCCCCATAGTCCCTGTCACCTTGTGTTCTCACGTTATGAGTCTCTTGTTATGAGCATCCACACACAAAGTGAGGTAatggtttaaaaagaaaagtctaaaTACATGCCTGTAACTGCTCATTTAACTCGTTTAAGGTTGTTTGTTGCAATGATGTGCTGCCTGTGTATCATGCAAGTGGAGCAAAGCTGGCAGGGACTAAAGAAGGACATTTACATAGGTACATTCTTTgacactttatttaaaacagcTCCAGTTATACACCATACAGACTCTGTGCTGTGTTATACACATTAGCAAAGTGGATAAATCCGCTGTTAATACAACATATCTTGGTGGTGCGTCAGTGTAGGggttatatttatttgtttgttttgttttgtaaagctTGAGCACAGGCTTGTTGGAGTCCTGATCTATCAGGTCTGAGGTCTCCAGATGCGTTATTTTAAGGTCATTTACCAAACATAGTTATTTTACTGTAACATTTCCCAGTGCAGATCCCTGTTGGTGTTCTTAAAGGATGGGAGCAAAGGAGGAGATTGGtgaaaaatatgaaagaaatacataaattattttgttggGTCATTTGTGTCTTAGCATTTGTTAAACCATTCATCAAATGGTGAAAAGCTCTTATAATGGTGCATGTATAATGGAAAATAACCATCCAAGCCTctaatacacatgcacacacaaacacacacgcacaaatgaacaaactgtaaaacaatTTTAGACTAACTAACAcaagagaaattaaaaaaacaacaataaaacagataaaagacaatgaaacatatcaaaacatcaatataatacaataaatcCTTAAATATCATTGAAGTAAGGGACAtttaaagtttacatttaaagacattaaaaacTGTTTCAGGCTTCCTCGGATCCTCTGGCAGCCTGTCTCAAAATCTGCCTCACCAAATGTTTCTGTCCTGCACTTTGGAACAATTAAAATACTAAGCCAGAAGATGGGCCTCATGGGaagtattttaaaagtaaatattcaaATATCAGTATGGAAACTGACAGGGAATCAATGTAACATCTATAAAACAGGTGTATTGTGTTCTCTCCTTCTGGTCACAGTCAATACACAGCCTCGTCAGTAAACACAGCATTATATTTTTCCCAGTGAGGATAACATATCATCTAATATAGAAGAAGATGGGATGTTTATTACTGATATGAGTTGACTGCCAAGATCAGGCACAGTATAGTGTCTGTCATACCATGTAAGTGTGCGCCTGGGCGTGTAAGTTTTCCACTTTCCACAGGAAAACCCACAACAACAGTACATTTCAAGATTTCAAAGAAgacatgcaacaacaaaaaggtaCTGATCCAAAGCAGAAATGCCTTAGACACTGTATTTCCTGGGACAGTGGGGGCGATTGTTTTCTCCAACTGTGTCCCCCATGCGCTGAATGCATTGACAAAAATGGACACTGGACCAGACATTGAAATTACATGGCACGCggtccaaaacaaatttctgaTCCCAGGAATAACGCAAGATTATGAAACACAAAGGACACCAAGGTCACTCTCAGGCAGCACTGAATGTCTCACTAGGCTATATGATGGATGAAGCTGTCTGGGGGCCCtcagagatatatatatatatgtgatgTGATGAGTGTGTGCATAATTTTTTTGTTATCTAGATAGTATTTAAGCAGCGAGATGGTTCAGCAGTTTTACCATCATACCATTCTTTATCATAAATCACAGCTGAAGCCACACTCACTCACGCGGTTTtgcacaaacagaaaactgCATCCAAACCCACATGCATAACGCTGTGCATCCAACACATGGGGGTTGCCTTTATTTAGCTGTATATATATGCTGAAGCACATCAAGGGAGGCTGTGCATTGGACCACTGGTTGGCGATGGTAAGCCTTGGCCGTGCCTGGATCTGACCGGGAGCTCGACCGAGATGGATCTGTAAATAGTGACTGACTGCGGTTCTGGTGGGACTCTGCAGCACTCTAATTAAGCTCTGTTGCATAATGAGGCTCACTGCTGTTCTGTGTCACTCGATTAGTAGCTTGTGGTCGACTCAGGCTATAGTTTGGGGTTTGTGGGGGTGGGAGATCACATCTGGGGCAAGGAGTATAGTAACACTACAGCAATGACAGAACTGGCAAACTTGATGATAAAGAGATTTGACTAAAATTGAATTTCATTTTAAGGGTGTTTCATAGAGATCAGTAAGTTTCAGAGGTTTTGTTGCATTTCCTTATACTGCAGTAATGAGGAGTGATGATTTTTAAGGAACCTGAAGGGGATGTACAGGATGGGTAAACAAGACAAGTATAAAAATGATTTGGTTTGACCTCAGAAAATGATTGACAGGGAAATGAGggcatttttgttgaaaatatgaGAAAAACACTGTTCAGTTTACCCAAAAGCCAAACTGAGAGAAACAATTTTCGGAAGTCAATTCAGTAAttaaatttgacatttatctttaaaattaaaggtaaaatgttatatttgtgtgcatgcatgtgccTCATGGAGAAGGGGAATTCCCTTACACTGTCCTCATTTTACTCTGTTTGTATTGGCTTGGCTTTAATGTGAAGGCTTACATACTATACGTACATACAGGTTTACATACAGAGCATGCACTGTACGCACAGCTGAATGCCTGGGATGTTTGCGGCCTTGTAAGTTTCTGCGCGGGTGAATGATGTTTTGGACTCTGTGCCAGGCCTGCGTGGGTGTTTATGGGAGCTTTCATGACAAGTGGAAGTGGAAACGTTGACATTTGATTCCCCAGCCAATCGGAGGGATATCTCATGTGTGGGCCTGGTCTGACAAAGGACGTGGACTACAGTATATATTGACCTTGAATTGGGGAACAGAACAAGCCATCGGAAGAAAAGCTAAGAAGAGCAAGCCATCAAGAAAGCAACTAGTCTACAGAGAGAACTACAAGGCATCATGAAGGCTCTGACTCTCCTCTCCATCTGTGCtctcctgtccctgtcctgGTCCATGGGAGGTAAGGACAAATTCACCTCATGATTGCTGTGCTTCACAATATTGTCATGTATGTTATTTGGAACCATGTTAAAGTCGATAATGTGGGTGTAAAAGTGTTGTTTCCTGTGATCCTCAGCTGTTGAGCCAGAGGTTGTCGTGGACCCCGCTGCCGACACAGCCGATGAAGCTGCACCTGCTGCTGACCCTGTGGCTGCTGACCCCCCAGCTGCCGCCCCCGATTCATCCTCCTCATCggagtcttcctcctcctctgagtcTGATTCGACCTCATCCTCTGAATCTGACTCCAACTCTTCCTCAGACTCTTCAGCATCTGATTCTAACTccagctcctcttcctctgaatcttcttcctctgagtcAGACTCCGCCAACTCTgactcttcctcttcttcttcttcttcttcatcctccgAGTCTTCATCGGAGTCAGCCAGTGCTGAGGGTATGCAACATTTTTGGTTCCAGAAAGAATTGCTGCATGCTTTTAGAATTAAtgtatgaatgtaaaacaagaaAAGTATGGCTCTTACAAAGAAAGTCTGAGTTTGTGATGTTTGTCCCCACAGCGGCTCAGGTGGTTATGAAGAGAGACCTGGCTGCGGTTCTCCTGAGGAGAAGAAGAGCTGCCCCATCAGGAGACCTCACCCCTCTGCAGCTGGAAAGGTACACTCATTTAATAATCTAATTGGAATAAACTGACTCAGTGAGCAACAATATACTTTGCAAACTATGTTGACAAATTCCTTGCTGCAAAGTTCCTATCTAAGAACAAATaatcattttatgttttattctggTGTAGCTTACTCAGAACAAAAATAATGAATCTAAGTCTAAAGTGACACTtgagattagattagattgaGATTAGACTACTGAGATTTTACAAGCCATCTAACCCCTTTCCTCTTCTGTGCCATCCAGCCTGAGAGAGGTGTGCGAGGTGAACGTCGCCTGTGACGAGATGGCTGACACTCAAGGCATCGTTGCCGCATATAACGCCTACTATGGACCTGTCCCTTTCTAGGTTACAGACTCATTCACATGGGAACTGTTTTCTCTGTCATTTTTGTAATAGAACGGCGCAACAACTCCCCTGAATCCAGACAAGGAGCAGacaatcacaaaaacaaaaagggtttGGCCCATGTTATGATGCTAGATGAAGCTTTTTAGGCACAAATCCTTGTGACCAGCTTTAGTGGTCCTGTGTAAAAAGGCTCCTCCAGGCTTTCAGAAAAAGGCACATGGAAAAACAAGCCTGTGAAGTATGTAGTAGCCCACATAagattaaattattattcacTATAATACAATGAATGGTGCTACAAGTGCAGATGTATTTGTATGTTAATGtattgatgtttttatattgtgCTTTAGTCTTACTTTAACTAGAAGCAGTAGTTCTAGTAGTAGTGGATGTAGTAATGATGTactgtagttttagtagtagtGTATTGATCATGGTAGTGgttgtgtgcagtgtgtgtaaGATGCACATCAGTTATCTGTAATGACTGTTACCACAAATTGCCTCTGGGTTtggaaataataaattattttttttgtcgaATTGTTGTTTTGTCCTCGAtgactaaatacattttttgattgTATCCCCTGATGTAAGAGATGGCATTATACCTTTAACATAACTGATGTTTTGCCCGATGTTTTGCCTGAGTGCagtggaaacaagctgtaaacaacaTTGACCTGCTGTCATACTTACAAACcggcaaacttgttagcaaatcGTTGCTTATACATCAAGCagacaacattagcattcatttgtagTCATATTTCTGGCCACCTGGCCATTGTAAGAACATTATTTACTGCTTTCATCTCTGTTTTGCTTGACTAATTCCTGAGGTAAATATCTGGCTGAAACAGGGTTGTCACTGCATCTTCCAGCAGCATACAGCTAAATCAGGTGCTGTTTAGTTCCAGTACAGCAAACTTCCATGGAAAAAAGGAGAGTGGAGCACACTAATTGATTTGCAGTCTTTACTTGTGCAAACTGCAATCAATGGTTAATTAAGCCTATTCTTGAAAGAAACTGATTGTTACCCGTGTGACCAAAATGTATGCCAGTAGAGAAGAAGCACAAACTGGGGgtagctctttagctgctaaatgctccactgggATCACAACAAGCCATTCActgactttgtctgtctgctattGGGTgttgagcaggtagtgtacagtcaGTTTATCACTCTGATAACACAATGAGAGCGTtgagagtaaaccaaaacagTCAAGTTGTGGGACAGAAATCCCaaataatgagctgaaagatgctaggAAGCTCCTTAAAGTTGAGGTGAACTGTGTACCTCTCTCTGAATGACATTCTCATACAAGTGGTTATGTAATCAATTCATCAAAACATTGATCATATCAGGTTTAATGCTGACTAAAAACATTCTGCAGTGGATTAGTATCAGATTGTCTTTCATACAAAAACATGCGCAAACATGTcacatcatcatcgtcatcatgaTCGTCAGCAATTTCTACCTCTCCTTCATTCAGCTTTTACTTGTCCTCATTGACTGCTGTTCTTATATTTACCACTAGATTACAGTATTGTTCAGTCAAACACATTTTAGTGCACAAGTGATGATTTAATCCTGGATTTAATTGGCACACATGAAAGCCCTTAACTTGGGAGACTATTTGACATGATATCTACCTCTTCTTGGTGTTTGGTAAATACTTGTTTGAGCTCTCTCTCTGAGCTGAAACATGACCTGGAAATTCAGTGCATTGACTGATATCATCATTGTATAAATTGACATATTGCTGTAGGTAAGTTCAATGTCATGATGGTTTAGTTCACTGGTGGGCAAACTCATGAAttgcactttattttaaattctactGTAGAGCTCATGGTTTCAGAAATACCTAATAAGTAAAGCAGACTTTTGgagaaatgtgtgtaaaatcaCAAGACATGTGAATATTGTGATTTATACCGTATTAGACGTTAAGTCGTGGGTTTGTATATTTCACTCATGCAAACACCATACAGAATACTGTCAGACATAATCATGAAATAACATGATTCaactatataataatatatattagtgctgggcaacgattaataGTTACGAgcaaaatttaataatgaattctaaaagtgtattgcgcacttttaatttaaatgtattgctatatatacaaaagtgcaataatatgtagtttgcaaacactttaaacaaataatgtgattcccacacagtagcaataaaatatttctatttGTAAATCTAatcttaaacattaatgtaatcctATCATGAGAGTCCAGGGCCACAATCATAACATCAGAACAGGCACCTTCtcagcaacaggttaacatatataaatctgttttcttgtttttttttctgaacatgtattagcagaaacttatatatatttttttttaatcagggagcagcataaacagtccatgttcagtagcaagtgtccctgttagagtgaggtgaagtgctgGCCTCATACACGCCCGCCCGCTGctgttgaattgtcttgaactttttgtatgcAACACGGAGCA harbors:
- the LOC123965479 gene encoding osteocalcin 2-like, whose protein sequence is MKALTLLSICALLSLSWSMGAVEPEVVVDPAADTADEAAPAADPVAADPPAAAPDSSSSSESSSSSESDSTSSSESDSNSSSDSSASDSNSSSSSSESSSSESDSANSDSSSSSSSSSSSESSSESASAEAAQVVMKRDLAAVLLRRRRAAPSGDLTPLQLESLREVCEVNVACDEMADTQGIVAAYNAYYGPVPF